A region from the Rhinoderma darwinii isolate aRhiDar2 chromosome 2, aRhiDar2.hap1, whole genome shotgun sequence genome encodes:
- the COMMD6 gene encoding COMM domain-containing protein 6 isoform X2 encodes MNEVINVINDVNYLFSTAAKHKLSTETLLNTFASHYKLPKPTLQVIRHVWNEEGKNLSDVEGSRDLLPAARLLDFHWKVGMAVSSDGCKSLNHPYVTVELKVADHSGQVQNKVFEMTIPEFQNFSKQFKEMSAALENV; translated from the exons ATGAATGAAGTTATAAATGTTATAAATGACGTGAACTATCTCTTCAG CACTGCTGCAAAGCACAAACTGTCCACAGAAACGTTACTGAACACTTTTGCAAGCCATTACAAGCTTCCAAAGCCGACTCTACAGGTCATTCGTCATGTGTGGAATGAAGAGGGTAAAAACCTGTCTGATGTTGAAGGTTCCAGAGATCTATTACCTGCTGCACGG CTACTTGACTTTCATTGGAAAGTTGGAATGGCAGTCAGTTCAGATGGCTGCAAATCCCTGAATCATCCTTATGTCACTGTGGAATTGAAAGTAGCAGATCATTCCGGTCAGGTCCAAAATAAAGTCTTTGAGATGACTATTCCAGAGTTTCAG aattTCTCCAAGCAGTTTAAGGAGATGTCTGCAGCTCTTGAGAATGTTTGA
- the COMMD6 gene encoding COMM domain-containing protein 6 isoform X1: MAAREMYELSGAVFEKSCDLMRSLPPDLFAELCQQSIEHLQCQDTGIDQTLLCQRFQAAGVDTNMNEVINVINDVNYLFSTAAKHKLSTETLLNTFASHYKLPKPTLQVIRHVWNEEGKNLSDVEGSRDLLPAARLLDFHWKVGMAVSSDGCKSLNHPYVTVELKVADHSGQVQNKVFEMTIPEFQNFSKQFKEMSAALENV, from the exons ATGGCTGCAagggagatgtatgagctgtCAGGAGCGG TCTTTGAAAAGTCATGTGATTTGATGAGGTCGTTGCCGCCCGACCTTTTTGCTGAACTG tgtcAACAAAGTATTGAACATCTACAATGTCAGGACACTGGTATAGACCAGACCCTTCTCTGTCAG cggtTTCAAGCAGCAGGAGTTGACACAAACATGAATGAAGTTATAAATGTTATAAATGACGTGAACTATCTCTTCAG CACTGCTGCAAAGCACAAACTGTCCACAGAAACGTTACTGAACACTTTTGCAAGCCATTACAAGCTTCCAAAGCCGACTCTACAGGTCATTCGTCATGTGTGGAATGAAGAGGGTAAAAACCTGTCTGATGTTGAAGGTTCCAGAGATCTATTACCTGCTGCACGG CTACTTGACTTTCATTGGAAAGTTGGAATGGCAGTCAGTTCAGATGGCTGCAAATCCCTGAATCATCCTTATGTCACTGTGGAATTGAAAGTAGCAGATCATTCCGGTCAGGTCCAAAATAAAGTCTTTGAGATGACTATTCCAGAGTTTCAG aattTCTCCAAGCAGTTTAAGGAGATGTCTGCAGCTCTTGAGAATGTTTGA